The Phyllopteryx taeniolatus isolate TA_2022b chromosome 9, UOR_Ptae_1.2, whole genome shotgun sequence genome contains a region encoding:
- the LOC133484014 gene encoding immunoglobulin-like and fibronectin type III domain-containing protein 1 isoform X3, with amino-acid sequence MEQGAKMFKRSKVTDGTGTGQVGIRKKSRVPGVMITQFMETLPEGKSHPDFTRKPIALTIQEGKFAFFKAIVTGDPKPTVAWSRNNGDVSDTSKYQSKYDANSNEHTFEMPNVTAAQADTYKCFATNEFGQAVVTVVLNVIEVGYKKNKPQQTVKEPISGFKKVLRKSKVRPKSEQTEKKDGELDPKFWELLLSADKKDYERLCAEYGVTDFRWMLKKLNEMKKEREEEQAEFVRNISSLRHIRVNADGTASFEIDMDLIEQSHSIFLYKDGEMIPYTKELGDTMKHSLRKVGRKYIFSMRDLRPEDGGFYQLDVENVNIFSTDFKIPMVDFVVKIQEVKAQEREDAVFECVLSIPLAKISWFGKNLPLEQGDKYDIEVSEDKLIHRLVVKDCMVIDKGIYSACAGIKSCNAWLVVEADKDTDKGKKSVRKTTKAGGSGINLQKVAQEQHEKLEKQKEELKEQIKAVPPPEPPKPIQETTVKPEPAPAPETNESVITCGLSDIYCLRGKSAELKVTMNMDCAGTWFKDGQPLSAGAGISISKDSTSHMLTFKNCQDDNSGVYRFVSGDQSTQGKVTVGDVPEFDPDDLHKFCKPLTVRVGQNATFKMPFAPQEALIVNWSKNGTDVKDGGGVKIVREPNHSRLLFRDCLRGDAGEITIQLKTPFGAAEATSQLFVLDRPGPPEGPVETLETTSSLIEIEWKPPKDNGGCPITNYVIERQQEGHSLWTKLGHVSGDKTTFRDRNVTHGKKYSYRIYAENSEGLGDSLETADSIMAGIMILSGPPGAPQVVSTSKTCITLMWTPPEDDRGVPVIGYQLEKRKKDTNQWISLNAVNEPIEDVNYAVKEITEGAEYEFRVLAINESGAGDPSPPSAMVCAKNPNMRPYFKDPEDFIVVRAGNSARVKILYEGEPPPEITWLKDDEPLPPWIKIINSEGMSQLVIPSSKRSDSAIYTIIAKNSVGQASFDVEVRVTDEPKSPGPVELEQTVHGKVVITWVPSPDQELDDRLYYTVAQRDSNTRVWKTVADRLSTNTHTVNNILPGLEYHFRIFAKNDMGLSDPSQSPTWGMNSNRVPITYNGINSTHISFERPPSILVPLKVHAPPKGYQVYMTCAVRGFPTPTVSWFLNDQCINSDSNYYITNSFGVCCMYILRVRQKDSGEYKVVAVNSFGKAECSTKLIVKE; translated from the exons aTGGAACAAGGAGCCAAGATGTTCAAAAGATCCAAAGTCACAGATGGGACGGGCACTGGCCAAG TAGGTATCCGGAAGAAATCTCGCGTTCCCGGAGTGATGATTACGCAGTTCATGGAGACACTGCCAGAGGGAAAGAGCCATCCAGACTTTACCCGCAAGCCAATCGCTTTGACCATCCAAGAAG GGAAATTTGCTTTCTTTAAAGCTATTGTCACCGGCGATCCTAAACCCACTGTGGCATGGAGCAGAAATAATGGAGATGTGTCTGACACTTCAAAATATCAGAGCAAATATGACGCCAACTCCAATGAGCATACTTTTGAG ATGCCAAATGTCACAGCGGCTCAAGCGGACACATACAAATGTTTTGCGACCAATGAATTCGGACAAGCCGTGGTCACAGTTGTTCTGAATGTTATTGAAG TTGGCTACAAAAAGAACAAACCCCAGCAAACTGTAAAAGAACCCATTAGCGGTTTTAAGAAAGTACTAAGAAAAAG TAAAGTACGTCCAAAATCAGAGCAAACGGAGAAGAAGGACGGGGAGTTGGATCCTAAATTTTGGGAGCTGTTGCTTAGCGCTGACAAGAAAGACTACGAGAGACTCTGTGCAGAGTACGGAGTGACTGATTTTCGCTGGATGCTGAAGAAACTCAATGAAATGAAGAAGGAACGGGAGGAGGAACAAGCTGAG tttgTCAGGAATATATCCTCCCTGAGACATATTCGGGTGAATGCGGACGGCACTGCGTCATTTGAAATTGACATGGACCTTATTGAACAGAGCCACTCAATATTCCTGTACAAG GATGGTGAAATGATTCCTTACACAAAAGAGTTGGGAGACACCATGAAGCACAGTCTGAGGAAAGTAGGGAGAAAGTATATTTTCAGCATGAGGGATCTCAGGCCAGAAGACGGCGGATTCTACCAGTTGGATGTAGAAAATGTGAACATATTTTCCACAGATTTTAAAA TTCCCATGGTTGATTTCGTGGTGAAAATTCAGGAAGTGAAGGCGCAAGAGAGAGAAGACGCCGTATTCGAGTGTGTCCTTTCGATTCCTCTTGCCAAGATTTCATGGTTTGGCAAGAATCTGCCCTTGGAGCAAGGAGACAAATACGATATTGAGGTTTCTGAGGACAAGCTCATTCACAGGCTGGTGGTCAAAGATTGTATGGTCATAGACAAAGGCATTTATTCTGCCTGTGCGGGAATAAAATCATGCAATGCCTGGCTTGTTGTAGAAG CTGATAAAGACACAGATAAGGGAAAGAAGTCGGTAAGGAAGACAACAAAGGCAGGGGGATCTGGTATCAACCTGCAAAAGGTGGCCCAAGAGCAACAcgaaaagttggaaaaacagaaaGAGGAACTGAAAGAACAAATCAAAGCTGTACCCCCACCCGAACCCCCCAAACCAA TTCAGGAAACGACTGTAAAGCCTGAGCCAGCACCTGCACCTGAAACTAACG AGTCTGTGATTACCTGTGGACTCTCTGATATTTACTGTCTACGTGGGAAGTCAGCCGAACTCAAAGTCACGATGAACATGGACTGCGCTGGCACCTGGTTTAAAGACGGACAGCCG CTAAGCGCTGGTGCTGGGATCAGCATAAGCAAAGATTCCACCTCTCACATGCTGACTTTTAAAAACTGCCAAGATGACAACTCAGGCGTCTACCGCTTTGTATCAGGGGATCAGAGTACGCAAGGAAAGGTCACCGTCGGAG ACGTACCGGAATTTGACCCGGATGACCTTCACAAGTTCTGCAAGCCGTTGACAGTGAGAGTGGGCCAGAACGCCACCTTCAAGATGCCCTTTGCGCCTCAGGAGGCTTTGATTGTTAACTGGTCTAAGAACGGCACAGACGTTAAAGACGGAGGAGGAGTAAAGATTGTGAGAGAGCCCAATCACAGCCGCCTGCTCTTTAGAGACTGCCTCAGGGGAGACGCGGGGGAAATTACAATCCAGCTTAAAACCCCGTTCGGGGCCGCCGAGGCAACCTCTCAGCTTTTTGTGCTCG ATCGTCCAGGTCCGCCGGAGGGTCCGGTGGAAACTCTTGAGACAACTTCATCTCTAATTGAGATCGAATGGAAACCTCCCAAAGATAACGGTGGCTGCCCCATCACCAACTACGTCATTGAGCGCCAGCAGGAGGGCCACAGTCTGTGGACCAAACTCGGACATGTCTCCGGTGACAAGACTACCTTTAGGGACAGGAATGTGACCCACGGGAAGAAGTACAGCTATCGCATCTACGCGGAGAACTCAGAAGGCCTTGGCGACTCCCTGGAGACAGCTGATAGCATTATGGCTGGCATCATGA TACTTTCTGGGCCACCTGGCGCCCCCCAAGTGGTCAGCACCTCAAAGACCTGTATCACTTTGATGTGGACCCCACCTGAGGATGACAGAGGAGTGCCCGTCATCGGTTATCAACTGGAGAAACGGAAAAAGGACACAAATCAGTGGATTTCCTTGAACGCTGTGAATGAACCGATTGAAG ATGTGAACTATGCAGTTAAAGAAATCACTGAGGGAGCAGAGTACGAGTTCAGGGTTCTTGCAATTAATGAGTCTGGAGCCGGGGATCCGAGCCCCCCTTCTGCAATGGTGTGTGCAAAGAATCCCAACA TGAGGCCTTACTTCAAAGACCCAGAGGACTTCATTGTTGTCAGAGCAGGAAATTCAGCACGAGTAAAAATTCTCTATGAG GGTGAACCCCCACCGGAGATCACATGGCTCAAGGACGATGAACCGTTACCCCCATGGATAAAAATCATCAATTCTGAGGGAATGTCCCAACTTGTTATTCCTTCATCTAAGCGCTCAGACTCCGCCATCTACACTATCATAGCCAAAAATTCTGTGGGGCAGGCTTCCTTTGATGTTGAGGTTAGAGTTACAG ACGAACCAAAGAGCCCAGGGCCAGTGGAACTCGAGCAAACAGTCCATGGAAAAGTGGTGATAACATGGGTTCCATCGCCAGACCAGGAGCTTGATGACAGACTTTACTACACGGTGGCTCAACGCGACTCCAACACCAGGGTGTGGAAAACTGTTGCAGACCGCCTATCCACTAACACGCACACAGTTAACAACATTCTTCCTGGGCTGGAATACCATTTCCGGATCTTCGCCAAGAATGACATGGGACTGTCAGATCCATCGCAGTCACCAACATGGGGAATGAATAGCAACAGAG TTCCAATTACGTACAATGGAATCAACTCAACGCATATCAGCTTTGAGAGGCCCCCGTCCATCTTGGTCCCTCTGAAGGTGCACGCACCACCTAAAGGTTACCAGGTCTACATGACATGTGCCGTGCGAGGGTTCCCAACGCCCACAGTGTCCTGGTTCCTAAACGACCAGTGTATCAACTCGGACAGCAACTACTACATCACCAACTCTTTTGGCGTATGCTGCATGTATATTCTCAGAGTGCGGCAAAAGGACAGCGGAGAATACAAAGTTGTTGCCGTCAACTCATTTGGCAAGGCAGAATGTTCCACTAAACTCATTGTTAAAG AATGA
- the LOC133484014 gene encoding immunoglobulin-like and fibronectin type III domain-containing protein 1 isoform X2 — MEQGAKMFKRSKVTDGTGTGQGAAAENEGIRKKSRVPGVMITQFMETLPEGKSHPDFTRKPIALTIQEGKFAFFKAIVTGDPKPTVAWSRNNGDVSDTSKYQSKYDANSNEHTFEMPNVTAAQADTYKCFATNEFGQAVVTVVLNVIEVGYKKNKPQQTVKEPISGFKKVLRKSKVRPKSEQTEKKDGELDPKFWELLLSADKKDYERLCAEYGVTDFRWMLKKLNEMKKEREEEQAEFVRNISSLRHIRVNADGTASFEIDMDLIEQSHSIFLYKDGEMIPYTKELGDTMKHSLRKVGRKYIFSMRDLRPEDGGFYQLDVENVNIFSTDFKIPMVDFVVKIQEVKAQEREDAVFECVLSIPLAKISWFGKNLPLEQGDKYDIEVSEDKLIHRLVVKDCMVIDKGIYSACAGIKSCNAWLVVEADKDTDKGKKSVRKTTKAGGSGINLQKVAQEQHEKLEKQKEELKEQIKAVPPPEPPKPIQETTVKPEPAPAPETNESVITCGLSDIYCLRGKSAELKVTMNMDCAGTWFKDGQPLSAGAGISISKDSTSHMLTFKNCQDDNSGVYRFVSGDQSTQGKVTVGDVPEFDPDDLHKFCKPLTVRVGQNATFKMPFAPQEALIVNWSKNGTDVKDGGGVKIVREPNHSRLLFRDCLRGDAGEITIQLKTPFGAAEATSQLFVLDRPGPPEGPVETLETTSSLIEIEWKPPKDNGGCPITNYVIERQQEGHSLWTKLGHVSGDKTTFRDRNVTHGKKYSYRIYAENSEGLGDSLETADSIMAGIMILSGPPGAPQVVSTSKTCITLMWTPPEDDRGVPVIGYQLEKRKKDTNQWISLNAVNEPIEDVNYAVKEITEGAEYEFRVLAINESGAGDPSPPSAMVCAKNPNMRPYFKDPEDFIVVRAGNSARVKILYEGEPPPEITWLKDDEPLPPWIKIINSEGMSQLVIPSSKRSDSAIYTIIAKNSVGQASFDVEVRVTDEPKSPGPVELEQTVHGKVVITWVPSPDQELDDRLYYTVAQRDSNTRVWKTVADRLSTNTHTVNNILPGLEYHFRIFAKNDMGLSDPSQSPTWGMNSNRVPITYNGINSTHISFERPPSILVPLKVHAPPKGYQVYMTCAVRGFPTPTVSWFLNDQCINSDSNYYITNSFGVCCMYILRVRQKDSGEYKVVAVNSFGKAECSTKLIVKE, encoded by the exons aTGGAACAAGGAGCCAAGATGTTCAAAAGATCCAAAGTCACAGATGGGACGGGCACTGGCCAAG GGGCCGCTGCAGAGAATGAAG GTATCCGGAAGAAATCTCGCGTTCCCGGAGTGATGATTACGCAGTTCATGGAGACACTGCCAGAGGGAAAGAGCCATCCAGACTTTACCCGCAAGCCAATCGCTTTGACCATCCAAGAAG GGAAATTTGCTTTCTTTAAAGCTATTGTCACCGGCGATCCTAAACCCACTGTGGCATGGAGCAGAAATAATGGAGATGTGTCTGACACTTCAAAATATCAGAGCAAATATGACGCCAACTCCAATGAGCATACTTTTGAG ATGCCAAATGTCACAGCGGCTCAAGCGGACACATACAAATGTTTTGCGACCAATGAATTCGGACAAGCCGTGGTCACAGTTGTTCTGAATGTTATTGAAG TTGGCTACAAAAAGAACAAACCCCAGCAAACTGTAAAAGAACCCATTAGCGGTTTTAAGAAAGTACTAAGAAAAAG TAAAGTACGTCCAAAATCAGAGCAAACGGAGAAGAAGGACGGGGAGTTGGATCCTAAATTTTGGGAGCTGTTGCTTAGCGCTGACAAGAAAGACTACGAGAGACTCTGTGCAGAGTACGGAGTGACTGATTTTCGCTGGATGCTGAAGAAACTCAATGAAATGAAGAAGGAACGGGAGGAGGAACAAGCTGAG tttgTCAGGAATATATCCTCCCTGAGACATATTCGGGTGAATGCGGACGGCACTGCGTCATTTGAAATTGACATGGACCTTATTGAACAGAGCCACTCAATATTCCTGTACAAG GATGGTGAAATGATTCCTTACACAAAAGAGTTGGGAGACACCATGAAGCACAGTCTGAGGAAAGTAGGGAGAAAGTATATTTTCAGCATGAGGGATCTCAGGCCAGAAGACGGCGGATTCTACCAGTTGGATGTAGAAAATGTGAACATATTTTCCACAGATTTTAAAA TTCCCATGGTTGATTTCGTGGTGAAAATTCAGGAAGTGAAGGCGCAAGAGAGAGAAGACGCCGTATTCGAGTGTGTCCTTTCGATTCCTCTTGCCAAGATTTCATGGTTTGGCAAGAATCTGCCCTTGGAGCAAGGAGACAAATACGATATTGAGGTTTCTGAGGACAAGCTCATTCACAGGCTGGTGGTCAAAGATTGTATGGTCATAGACAAAGGCATTTATTCTGCCTGTGCGGGAATAAAATCATGCAATGCCTGGCTTGTTGTAGAAG CTGATAAAGACACAGATAAGGGAAAGAAGTCGGTAAGGAAGACAACAAAGGCAGGGGGATCTGGTATCAACCTGCAAAAGGTGGCCCAAGAGCAACAcgaaaagttggaaaaacagaaaGAGGAACTGAAAGAACAAATCAAAGCTGTACCCCCACCCGAACCCCCCAAACCAA TTCAGGAAACGACTGTAAAGCCTGAGCCAGCACCTGCACCTGAAACTAACG AGTCTGTGATTACCTGTGGACTCTCTGATATTTACTGTCTACGTGGGAAGTCAGCCGAACTCAAAGTCACGATGAACATGGACTGCGCTGGCACCTGGTTTAAAGACGGACAGCCG CTAAGCGCTGGTGCTGGGATCAGCATAAGCAAAGATTCCACCTCTCACATGCTGACTTTTAAAAACTGCCAAGATGACAACTCAGGCGTCTACCGCTTTGTATCAGGGGATCAGAGTACGCAAGGAAAGGTCACCGTCGGAG ACGTACCGGAATTTGACCCGGATGACCTTCACAAGTTCTGCAAGCCGTTGACAGTGAGAGTGGGCCAGAACGCCACCTTCAAGATGCCCTTTGCGCCTCAGGAGGCTTTGATTGTTAACTGGTCTAAGAACGGCACAGACGTTAAAGACGGAGGAGGAGTAAAGATTGTGAGAGAGCCCAATCACAGCCGCCTGCTCTTTAGAGACTGCCTCAGGGGAGACGCGGGGGAAATTACAATCCAGCTTAAAACCCCGTTCGGGGCCGCCGAGGCAACCTCTCAGCTTTTTGTGCTCG ATCGTCCAGGTCCGCCGGAGGGTCCGGTGGAAACTCTTGAGACAACTTCATCTCTAATTGAGATCGAATGGAAACCTCCCAAAGATAACGGTGGCTGCCCCATCACCAACTACGTCATTGAGCGCCAGCAGGAGGGCCACAGTCTGTGGACCAAACTCGGACATGTCTCCGGTGACAAGACTACCTTTAGGGACAGGAATGTGACCCACGGGAAGAAGTACAGCTATCGCATCTACGCGGAGAACTCAGAAGGCCTTGGCGACTCCCTGGAGACAGCTGATAGCATTATGGCTGGCATCATGA TACTTTCTGGGCCACCTGGCGCCCCCCAAGTGGTCAGCACCTCAAAGACCTGTATCACTTTGATGTGGACCCCACCTGAGGATGACAGAGGAGTGCCCGTCATCGGTTATCAACTGGAGAAACGGAAAAAGGACACAAATCAGTGGATTTCCTTGAACGCTGTGAATGAACCGATTGAAG ATGTGAACTATGCAGTTAAAGAAATCACTGAGGGAGCAGAGTACGAGTTCAGGGTTCTTGCAATTAATGAGTCTGGAGCCGGGGATCCGAGCCCCCCTTCTGCAATGGTGTGTGCAAAGAATCCCAACA TGAGGCCTTACTTCAAAGACCCAGAGGACTTCATTGTTGTCAGAGCAGGAAATTCAGCACGAGTAAAAATTCTCTATGAG GGTGAACCCCCACCGGAGATCACATGGCTCAAGGACGATGAACCGTTACCCCCATGGATAAAAATCATCAATTCTGAGGGAATGTCCCAACTTGTTATTCCTTCATCTAAGCGCTCAGACTCCGCCATCTACACTATCATAGCCAAAAATTCTGTGGGGCAGGCTTCCTTTGATGTTGAGGTTAGAGTTACAG ACGAACCAAAGAGCCCAGGGCCAGTGGAACTCGAGCAAACAGTCCATGGAAAAGTGGTGATAACATGGGTTCCATCGCCAGACCAGGAGCTTGATGACAGACTTTACTACACGGTGGCTCAACGCGACTCCAACACCAGGGTGTGGAAAACTGTTGCAGACCGCCTATCCACTAACACGCACACAGTTAACAACATTCTTCCTGGGCTGGAATACCATTTCCGGATCTTCGCCAAGAATGACATGGGACTGTCAGATCCATCGCAGTCACCAACATGGGGAATGAATAGCAACAGAG TTCCAATTACGTACAATGGAATCAACTCAACGCATATCAGCTTTGAGAGGCCCCCGTCCATCTTGGTCCCTCTGAAGGTGCACGCACCACCTAAAGGTTACCAGGTCTACATGACATGTGCCGTGCGAGGGTTCCCAACGCCCACAGTGTCCTGGTTCCTAAACGACCAGTGTATCAACTCGGACAGCAACTACTACATCACCAACTCTTTTGGCGTATGCTGCATGTATATTCTCAGAGTGCGGCAAAAGGACAGCGGAGAATACAAAGTTGTTGCCGTCAACTCATTTGGCAAGGCAGAATGTTCCACTAAACTCATTGTTAAAG AATGA
- the LOC133484014 gene encoding immunoglobulin-like and fibronectin type III domain-containing protein 1 isoform X1, which yields MEQGAKMFKRSKVTDGTGTGQGAAAENEVGIRKKSRVPGVMITQFMETLPEGKSHPDFTRKPIALTIQEGKFAFFKAIVTGDPKPTVAWSRNNGDVSDTSKYQSKYDANSNEHTFEMPNVTAAQADTYKCFATNEFGQAVVTVVLNVIEVGYKKNKPQQTVKEPISGFKKVLRKSKVRPKSEQTEKKDGELDPKFWELLLSADKKDYERLCAEYGVTDFRWMLKKLNEMKKEREEEQAEFVRNISSLRHIRVNADGTASFEIDMDLIEQSHSIFLYKDGEMIPYTKELGDTMKHSLRKVGRKYIFSMRDLRPEDGGFYQLDVENVNIFSTDFKIPMVDFVVKIQEVKAQEREDAVFECVLSIPLAKISWFGKNLPLEQGDKYDIEVSEDKLIHRLVVKDCMVIDKGIYSACAGIKSCNAWLVVEADKDTDKGKKSVRKTTKAGGSGINLQKVAQEQHEKLEKQKEELKEQIKAVPPPEPPKPIQETTVKPEPAPAPETNESVITCGLSDIYCLRGKSAELKVTMNMDCAGTWFKDGQPLSAGAGISISKDSTSHMLTFKNCQDDNSGVYRFVSGDQSTQGKVTVGDVPEFDPDDLHKFCKPLTVRVGQNATFKMPFAPQEALIVNWSKNGTDVKDGGGVKIVREPNHSRLLFRDCLRGDAGEITIQLKTPFGAAEATSQLFVLDRPGPPEGPVETLETTSSLIEIEWKPPKDNGGCPITNYVIERQQEGHSLWTKLGHVSGDKTTFRDRNVTHGKKYSYRIYAENSEGLGDSLETADSIMAGIMILSGPPGAPQVVSTSKTCITLMWTPPEDDRGVPVIGYQLEKRKKDTNQWISLNAVNEPIEDVNYAVKEITEGAEYEFRVLAINESGAGDPSPPSAMVCAKNPNMRPYFKDPEDFIVVRAGNSARVKILYEGEPPPEITWLKDDEPLPPWIKIINSEGMSQLVIPSSKRSDSAIYTIIAKNSVGQASFDVEVRVTDEPKSPGPVELEQTVHGKVVITWVPSPDQELDDRLYYTVAQRDSNTRVWKTVADRLSTNTHTVNNILPGLEYHFRIFAKNDMGLSDPSQSPTWGMNSNRVPITYNGINSTHISFERPPSILVPLKVHAPPKGYQVYMTCAVRGFPTPTVSWFLNDQCINSDSNYYITNSFGVCCMYILRVRQKDSGEYKVVAVNSFGKAECSTKLIVKE from the exons aTGGAACAAGGAGCCAAGATGTTCAAAAGATCCAAAGTCACAGATGGGACGGGCACTGGCCAAG GGGCCGCTGCAGAGAATGAAG TAGGTATCCGGAAGAAATCTCGCGTTCCCGGAGTGATGATTACGCAGTTCATGGAGACACTGCCAGAGGGAAAGAGCCATCCAGACTTTACCCGCAAGCCAATCGCTTTGACCATCCAAGAAG GGAAATTTGCTTTCTTTAAAGCTATTGTCACCGGCGATCCTAAACCCACTGTGGCATGGAGCAGAAATAATGGAGATGTGTCTGACACTTCAAAATATCAGAGCAAATATGACGCCAACTCCAATGAGCATACTTTTGAG ATGCCAAATGTCACAGCGGCTCAAGCGGACACATACAAATGTTTTGCGACCAATGAATTCGGACAAGCCGTGGTCACAGTTGTTCTGAATGTTATTGAAG TTGGCTACAAAAAGAACAAACCCCAGCAAACTGTAAAAGAACCCATTAGCGGTTTTAAGAAAGTACTAAGAAAAAG TAAAGTACGTCCAAAATCAGAGCAAACGGAGAAGAAGGACGGGGAGTTGGATCCTAAATTTTGGGAGCTGTTGCTTAGCGCTGACAAGAAAGACTACGAGAGACTCTGTGCAGAGTACGGAGTGACTGATTTTCGCTGGATGCTGAAGAAACTCAATGAAATGAAGAAGGAACGGGAGGAGGAACAAGCTGAG tttgTCAGGAATATATCCTCCCTGAGACATATTCGGGTGAATGCGGACGGCACTGCGTCATTTGAAATTGACATGGACCTTATTGAACAGAGCCACTCAATATTCCTGTACAAG GATGGTGAAATGATTCCTTACACAAAAGAGTTGGGAGACACCATGAAGCACAGTCTGAGGAAAGTAGGGAGAAAGTATATTTTCAGCATGAGGGATCTCAGGCCAGAAGACGGCGGATTCTACCAGTTGGATGTAGAAAATGTGAACATATTTTCCACAGATTTTAAAA TTCCCATGGTTGATTTCGTGGTGAAAATTCAGGAAGTGAAGGCGCAAGAGAGAGAAGACGCCGTATTCGAGTGTGTCCTTTCGATTCCTCTTGCCAAGATTTCATGGTTTGGCAAGAATCTGCCCTTGGAGCAAGGAGACAAATACGATATTGAGGTTTCTGAGGACAAGCTCATTCACAGGCTGGTGGTCAAAGATTGTATGGTCATAGACAAAGGCATTTATTCTGCCTGTGCGGGAATAAAATCATGCAATGCCTGGCTTGTTGTAGAAG CTGATAAAGACACAGATAAGGGAAAGAAGTCGGTAAGGAAGACAACAAAGGCAGGGGGATCTGGTATCAACCTGCAAAAGGTGGCCCAAGAGCAACAcgaaaagttggaaaaacagaaaGAGGAACTGAAAGAACAAATCAAAGCTGTACCCCCACCCGAACCCCCCAAACCAA TTCAGGAAACGACTGTAAAGCCTGAGCCAGCACCTGCACCTGAAACTAACG AGTCTGTGATTACCTGTGGACTCTCTGATATTTACTGTCTACGTGGGAAGTCAGCCGAACTCAAAGTCACGATGAACATGGACTGCGCTGGCACCTGGTTTAAAGACGGACAGCCG CTAAGCGCTGGTGCTGGGATCAGCATAAGCAAAGATTCCACCTCTCACATGCTGACTTTTAAAAACTGCCAAGATGACAACTCAGGCGTCTACCGCTTTGTATCAGGGGATCAGAGTACGCAAGGAAAGGTCACCGTCGGAG ACGTACCGGAATTTGACCCGGATGACCTTCACAAGTTCTGCAAGCCGTTGACAGTGAGAGTGGGCCAGAACGCCACCTTCAAGATGCCCTTTGCGCCTCAGGAGGCTTTGATTGTTAACTGGTCTAAGAACGGCACAGACGTTAAAGACGGAGGAGGAGTAAAGATTGTGAGAGAGCCCAATCACAGCCGCCTGCTCTTTAGAGACTGCCTCAGGGGAGACGCGGGGGAAATTACAATCCAGCTTAAAACCCCGTTCGGGGCCGCCGAGGCAACCTCTCAGCTTTTTGTGCTCG ATCGTCCAGGTCCGCCGGAGGGTCCGGTGGAAACTCTTGAGACAACTTCATCTCTAATTGAGATCGAATGGAAACCTCCCAAAGATAACGGTGGCTGCCCCATCACCAACTACGTCATTGAGCGCCAGCAGGAGGGCCACAGTCTGTGGACCAAACTCGGACATGTCTCCGGTGACAAGACTACCTTTAGGGACAGGAATGTGACCCACGGGAAGAAGTACAGCTATCGCATCTACGCGGAGAACTCAGAAGGCCTTGGCGACTCCCTGGAGACAGCTGATAGCATTATGGCTGGCATCATGA TACTTTCTGGGCCACCTGGCGCCCCCCAAGTGGTCAGCACCTCAAAGACCTGTATCACTTTGATGTGGACCCCACCTGAGGATGACAGAGGAGTGCCCGTCATCGGTTATCAACTGGAGAAACGGAAAAAGGACACAAATCAGTGGATTTCCTTGAACGCTGTGAATGAACCGATTGAAG ATGTGAACTATGCAGTTAAAGAAATCACTGAGGGAGCAGAGTACGAGTTCAGGGTTCTTGCAATTAATGAGTCTGGAGCCGGGGATCCGAGCCCCCCTTCTGCAATGGTGTGTGCAAAGAATCCCAACA TGAGGCCTTACTTCAAAGACCCAGAGGACTTCATTGTTGTCAGAGCAGGAAATTCAGCACGAGTAAAAATTCTCTATGAG GGTGAACCCCCACCGGAGATCACATGGCTCAAGGACGATGAACCGTTACCCCCATGGATAAAAATCATCAATTCTGAGGGAATGTCCCAACTTGTTATTCCTTCATCTAAGCGCTCAGACTCCGCCATCTACACTATCATAGCCAAAAATTCTGTGGGGCAGGCTTCCTTTGATGTTGAGGTTAGAGTTACAG ACGAACCAAAGAGCCCAGGGCCAGTGGAACTCGAGCAAACAGTCCATGGAAAAGTGGTGATAACATGGGTTCCATCGCCAGACCAGGAGCTTGATGACAGACTTTACTACACGGTGGCTCAACGCGACTCCAACACCAGGGTGTGGAAAACTGTTGCAGACCGCCTATCCACTAACACGCACACAGTTAACAACATTCTTCCTGGGCTGGAATACCATTTCCGGATCTTCGCCAAGAATGACATGGGACTGTCAGATCCATCGCAGTCACCAACATGGGGAATGAATAGCAACAGAG TTCCAATTACGTACAATGGAATCAACTCAACGCATATCAGCTTTGAGAGGCCCCCGTCCATCTTGGTCCCTCTGAAGGTGCACGCACCACCTAAAGGTTACCAGGTCTACATGACATGTGCCGTGCGAGGGTTCCCAACGCCCACAGTGTCCTGGTTCCTAAACGACCAGTGTATCAACTCGGACAGCAACTACTACATCACCAACTCTTTTGGCGTATGCTGCATGTATATTCTCAGAGTGCGGCAAAAGGACAGCGGAGAATACAAAGTTGTTGCCGTCAACTCATTTGGCAAGGCAGAATGTTCCACTAAACTCATTGTTAAAG AATGA